In Uranotaenia lowii strain MFRU-FL chromosome 2, ASM2978415v1, whole genome shotgun sequence, one genomic interval encodes:
- the LOC129748082 gene encoding uncharacterized protein LOC129748082, protein MLSTAASLSKFYNRMSILITVFITVNLAKIRAENCGQEELARCAAPFQVLQSSTDLSIATKKEELDKICPDLKLGLQCIRSYTRRCMTLEQRNRFNKLYNGTHQFVRDLCRDGPYQNDFLSHAPCLQRVKPDYEVCGRKYHNTVSVITQQHEQHHHQHHHQHQNRHERHYQHQVQDQYNGNHHTTAGRNAEDDVRTLCCSFIEYLDCSESAAQKTCGRETAKFTRGFLDKMSSTLINMYCEDYYRSNKCPSMYSSAGHHSAKPSSSVASFLLLLLTPSVVSLLNSVFPTFSILRLR, encoded by the exons TAAACTTGGCAAAAATCAGAGCGGAAAATTGTGGCCAGGAGGAACTCGCCCGATGTGCGGCGCCCTTCCAAGTGTTGCAGTCGTCCACCGATCTGTCGATAGCGACCAAAAAGGAGGAACTGGATAAAATATGCCC TGACCTCAAACTCGGTCTGCAGTGTATACGCAGCTACACCCGTCGATGCATGACCCTGGAGCAACGGAATCGGTTCAACAAGCTGTACAACGGGACGCATCAGTTCGTGCGGGATCTGTGCCGCGATGGTCCGTATCAAAATGATTTCCTGTCCCACGCGCCATGTTTGCAGCGCGTCAAACCGGACTACGAGGTGTGCGGCCGGAAGTACCACAACACGGTTTCCGTAATCACGCAGCAACATGAGCAGCaccatcatcagcatcatcaccAGCACCAGAATCGCCACGAACGGCACTATCAGCACCAGGTGCAGGATCAATATAACGGGAACCATCACACGACGGCCGGCCGAAATGCCGAAGATGACGTGCGGACGTTGTGCTGCTCGTTCATCGAGTATCTGGATTGCTCCGAGAGTGCGGCCCAAAAAACCTGCGGCAGGGAAACGGCCAAGTTTACCAGGGGATTCCTGGATAAGATGTCGTCCACGTTGATAAAT atGTACTGCGAAGACTACTACCGGTCCAACAAATGCCCGTCGATGTACTCGTCAGCCGGTCATCATAGTGCGAAGCCCAGCAGCAGTGTTGCCAGCTTTCTGCTTCTACTGCTGACACCCTCGGTTGTTTCCTTACTGAACTCGGTTTTCCCCACATTCAGCATACTTCGGTTACGATAA